A DNA window from Eptesicus fuscus isolate TK198812 chromosome 8, DD_ASM_mEF_20220401, whole genome shotgun sequence contains the following coding sequences:
- the LOC103290292 gene encoding flavin reductase (NADPH), with the protein MLVRDSSRLPSEGPQPAHVVVGNVRQAADVDKTVAGQDAVIVLLGTGNDLSPTTVMSKGAQNIVAAMKAHGVDKVVACTSAFLLWDPTKVPPRLQDVTDDHIRMHKLLQDSGLKYVAVMPPHIGDQPLTGAYTVTLDGRGPSRVISKHDLGHFMLRCLTTDVYDGHRTYPSHQYD; encoded by the coding sequence ATGCTGGTGCGGGACTCCTCCAGGTTGCCCTCGGAGGGACCCCAGCCAGCCCACGTGGTGGTGGGCAATGTTCGGCAGGCAGCCGACGTGGACAAGACTGTGGCCGGGCAGGACGCTGTCATCGTGCTGTTGGGCACCGGCAATGACCTCAGTCCTACCACAGTGATGTCCAAGGGTGCCCAGAACATTGTGGCGGCCATGAAGGCCCATGGTGTGGACAAGGTCGTGGCCTGCACCTCGGCCTTCCTGCTATGGGACCCAACCAAGGTGCCCCCACGACTACAGGATGTGACCGATGACCACATCCGGATGCACAAGCTGCTTCAGGATTCGGGTCTGAAGTACGTGGCCGTGATGCCGCCCCACATAGGAGACCAGCCACTGACTGGGGCCTACACAGTGACCCTGGATGGACGAGGGCCCTCAAGAGTCATCTCCAAACATGACCTAGGCCACTTCATGCTGCGTTGCCTCACCACCGATGTGTATGATGGGCACAGAACCTACCCTTCCCACCAGTATGACTAG